The Anastrepha ludens isolate Willacy chromosome 2, idAnaLude1.1, whole genome shotgun sequence genome contains a region encoding:
- the LOC128867707 gene encoding probable multidrug resistance-associated protein lethal(2)03659, whose amino-acid sequence MQSFKADELPPNPRERANPLSVLMFCFTMPVFFKGRKKTLAEQDLYRALTTHRSATLGNKMSDAWEAEIDKKRQKHKEPNLVSAVLRVFGARYALLGFLLFLLEIGLRITQPLFLGGLVNYYANSTSSASTNTAYLYALGVILCSALNVLLLHPLMMAILHTGMKVRVSLCSVIYRKALRLNRTALGSTTTGQVVNLISNDVGRLDTSLIHMHYLWLGPAEVVIITLLMYREIGVSSLFGVAFMLLFLPLQAYLGRKTSMLRLRTALCTDERVRMMNEIISGIQVIKMYAWEKPFGKMVQYARRKEMKAIRNVNYIRGVLQSFIMFMTRVSIFASLVGYVLLGQFLTAEKAFVITAYYNILRNTMTVYFPLAISQYAETMVSLKRIQKYLLYDETKVKDRSEDVENEYNKIKQTYIIEENEKSLPLNGSLKPLVPPQERKHTNTGIEIHKLKAKWDHSMTEYTLNNIELKVKPRTLMAVIGPVGSGKSSLIQAILGELPAESGSVTLHGSYSYASQEPWLFTGTVRQNILFGLPMDKNRYRTVVKKCALERDFELLPFGDKTIVGERGASLSGGQKARISLARAVYRKADVYLLDDPLSAVDTHVGRHLFDQCMRGFLREDIVILVTHQLQFLEQADIIIIMDKGKISAVGTYESMRRSGLDFAKLLVEPENSADADGGGDIEKKSLSRQNSRQRQNSISSMSSIAESAVGEAPMQVQESREEGKIGWGLYAKYFTANGGYVLFTLSMVFCLVAQLLGSASDYYLSYWVNKNEQTVDTETTHFGARIIGRLYGRDVRLNNVTDPVDIYIFSAIILATIIFSLSRSLLFFTMAKNSSISLHNGMFRGLTHAAMYFFHTNPSGRILNRFSKDLGQVDEILPSVLMDVLQIFLGCAGIIAVISLVNLWNLVAAAALAVIFYFIRSFYLQTSRDVKRLEAVTRSPIYSHLSASLNGLPTIRAFGAQKILITEFDNYQDLHSSGYYMFLTTNRAFGYWLDCFCVLYIAVTTLSFFLLSPENGGDVGLAITQAMGLTGMVQWGMRQSAELENSMTCVERVVEYDQIEPEGEFESRPGKKPPKSWPEQGKIKFDKLSLRYFPDPKSERVLKSLNLEIQSCEKVGIVGRTGAGKSSLINALFRLSYNDGSIVIDTRDTNDLGLHDLRSKISIIPQEPVLFSGTMRYNLDPFDEYSDAKLWEALEEVKLKGVVSDLPSGLQSKISEGGTNFSVGQRQLVCLARAILRENKILVLDEATANVDPQTDALIQLTIRSKFKNCTVLTIAHRLHTVMDSDKVLVMDAGRAVEFGAPFELLTVSKTKVFYGMVKQAGNSTFDNLLMVAQKAHEENLRAKKDS is encoded by the exons CCACACTGGGAAATAAGATGAGCGATGCCTGGGAGGCGGAGATCGATAAGAAACGACAGAAACACAAGGAACCCAATCTCGTGAGTGCTGTGCTACGCGTGTTCGGTGCACGCTACGCATTGCTTGGCTTCTTATTATTTCTGCTGGAAATTGGTCTACG CATTACACAGCCACTTTTTCTTGGTGGCCTGGTTAATTACTATGCCAATTCGACTAGCAGCGCGAGCACCAACACTGCCTACCTCTACGCCCTGGGTGTAATACTGTGCAGCGCACTCAATGTGCTGCTACTGCATCCGCTCATGATGGCCATTCTACACACGGGCATGAAGGTGCGCGTCTCCCTGTGCAGTGTGATTTATCGGAAGGCGCTACGCTTAAACAGAACGGCGCTGGGTAGCACCACAACCGGGCAGGTAGTGAATCTGATATCGAACGATGTGGGCCGGCTGGATACGTCACTCATACACATGCATTATTTATGGCTGGGACCAGCTGAAGTCGTAATTATAACATTGCTCATGTACAGAGAG atTGGCGTCTCTTCCCTATTTGGCGTTGCCTTCATGTTACTCTTCCTGCCACTGCAGGCCTATCTTGGCCGGAAGACATCTATGCTGCGTTTGCGCACGGCGCTGTGCACTGATGAGCGCGTGCGCATGATGAACGAAATCATCTCGGGCATACAAGTGATCAAGATGTACGCGTGGGAGAAGCCCTTTGGCAAGATGGTGCAATATGCGCGTCGCAAGGAAATGAAAGCCATACGCAACGTCAACTACATTCGTGGCGTACTACAATCATTCATCATGTTCATGACACGTGTGTCCATCTTTGCCAGCTTGGTGGGTTATGTGCTGTTGGGTCAATTCCTGACTGCGGAGAAGGCGTTCGTCATCACTGCCTACTACAACATTTTGCGCAACACAATGACTGTCTACTTCCCTTTGGCCATATCCCAGTATGCCGAGACAATGGTCTCCTTGAAGCGTATACAAAAGTATTTGTTGTACGATGAGACGAAAGTGAAGGATCGCTCAGAAGATGTCGAAAATGAGTACAATAAAATCAAGCAGACATACATCATAGAGGAGAACGAGAAATCACTTCCACTGAATGGCAGTCTGAAGCCATTAGTGCCGCCGCAAGAGAGAAAACATACAAACACAGGCATTGAAATACACAAATTGAAGGCGAAATGGGATCATTCAATGACAGAGTACACGTTGAACAACATCGAGCTGAAGGTGAAGCCGCGTACACTGATGGCGGTAATTGGACCAGTGGGTTCTGGGAAATCAAG CTTAATCCAAGCCATTCTTGGCGAATTACCCGCCGAATCAGGTTCCGTTACTCTACATGGTTCCTACTCGTATGCCTCTCAGGAACCTTGGCTGTTCACCGGCACCGTACGTCAGAACATACTTTTCGGTTTACCAATGGACAAGAACCGTTATCGCACTGTAGTGAAAAAATGTGCTTTGGAGCGCGATTTCGAATTGCTGCCCTTCGGCGACAAGACGATTGTGGGGGAACGTGGCGCCTCACTTTCGGGCGGACAAAAGGCGCGTATTAGCTTAGCACGCGCTGTGTACCGTAAAGCCGACGTTTACTTGTTGGATGATCCACTGAGCGCGGTAGACACACACGTCGGCCGACATCTCTTTGATCAGTGTATGCGCGGTTTCCTGCGTGAAGACATTGTAATTTTGGTAACACATCAGCTGCAGTTCCTGGAACAAGCcgatatcattattattatggaTAAGGGCAAGATCAGTGCTGTGGGCACCTATGAGTCGATGCGCAGAAGTGGTCTGGACTTTGCTAAATTGTTGGTGGAGCCAGAAAATAGCGCCGATGCTGACGGTGGTGGTGATATTGAGAAAAAGAGTTTGTCACGCCAGAATAGCAGACAACGTCAGAACAGCATATCTTCTATGAGCTCGATAGCCGAGTCAGCAGTCGGTGAAGCACCCATGCAGGTGCAAGAATCACGTGAGGAGGGAAAAATCGGTTGGGGGCTGTATGCAAAATACTTCACTGCTAATGGTGGATACGTCCTTTTCACGTTAAGTATGGTTTTCTGCCTTGTTGCGCAGTTGCTGGGCTCCGCCAGTGACTACTACCTGTCTTATTG GGTTAACAAAAACGAACAAACTGTGGATACGGAAACAACGCATTTCGGCGCACGTATTATCGGCCGGCTATACGGGCGCGATGTACGCTTAAATAACGTAACTGATCCTGTTGATATTTACATATTCTCTGCCATCATCTTGGCTACGATCATTTTCTCGCTGTCTCGCAGTTTGCTTTTCTTCACTATGGcaaaaaattcttcgatcagTTTGCACAACGGCATGTTCCGAGGACTTACACACGCCGCCATGTACTTTTTCCATACAAATCCGTCGGGGCGCATATTGAATAGATTCTCAAAGGATTTGGGTCAAGTGGATGAAATCCTGCCGTCGGTGTTGATGGATGTGctgcaaatttttttgggttgTGCTGGTATTATTGCTGTAATATCTCTTGTGAATCTATGGAATTTAGTGGCGGCAGCTGCACTAGCAGTTATATTCTACTTCATACGCTCTTTCTACTTGCAAACCTCACGTGATGTGAAACGTCTCGAGGCAGTCA CACGCTCCCCAATCTACTCCCACCTAAGTGCTTCACTGAACGGCCTACCGACGATACGCGCATTCGGcgctcaaaaaattttaataactgaaTTCGATAACTATCAGGATCTGCACAGTTCCGGCTACTACATGTTTTTGACTACGAATCGTGCCTTTGGCTACTGGCTGGACTGCTTCTGTGTGCTCTACATAGCGGTAACCACACTGAGCTTCTTTCTTTTATCGCCAGAAAACGGAGGTGATGTGGGTTTAGCGATCACACAGGCCATGGGCTTGACCGGCATGGTCCAGTGGGGCATGCGCCAATCTGCCGAATTGGAAAACAGTATGACATGCGTGGAGCGTGTGGTCGAATATGATCAGATTGAACCCGAAGGCGAGTTCGAGAGCAGACCGGGTAAAAAACCGCCAAAGTCATGGCCCGAACagggtaaaattaaatttgataagCTCAGTTTGCGGTATTTCCCCGACCCGAAATCGGAGCGAGTGCTAAAATCACTCAATCTAGAGATACAATCCTGCGAAAAGGTAGGCATTGTGGGACGCACTGGTGCCGGCAAATCATCGCTCATCAATGCGCTTTTCCGGCTATCCTACAATGATGGTTCTATAGTTATTGACACGCGCGATACAAATGATTTGGGTCTGCATGATTTGCGTAGCAAAATCTCAATTATACCACAAGAACCGGTACTCTTCTCGGGCACAATGCGTTACAATTTGGATCCATTCGATGAGTACTCTGATGCGAAATTGTGGGAAGCACTCGAAGAG GTGAAACTAAAAGGCGTAGTTTCGGATTTGCCAAGTGGTTTGCAGAGCAAAATCTCGGAAGGCGGCACCAATTTCAGCGTTGGCCAACGGCAGTTGGTGTGTCTGGCACGCGCCATCCTGcgtgaaaacaaaattctggTGCTAGACGAGGCGACGGCAAATGTAGATCCACAGACTGATGCACTCATACAACTGACAATAAGAAGTAAATTCAAGAATTGCACGGTTCTCACAATTGCACATCGCCTACACACAGTTATGGACTCGGACAAAGTGTTGGTCATGGATGCGGGACGTGCGGTGGAATTTGGCGCACCATTTGAATTGTTGACTGTGAGCAAAACAAAAGTATTCTATGGCATGGTGAAGCAGGCGGGCAATAGCACTTTCGACAATCTGCTGATGGTGGCACAAAAG